One window of the Rhizorhabdus dicambivorans genome contains the following:
- a CDS encoding DUF423 domain-containing protein codes for MIDPIGALRRPLAAYSSGYSVWRRAVWMRLGALNGLFALAVLLSSAGPLFQPAQEALVRATAQIQFMHGMATLACATFMNIGAKSARLAPAFFLGGIALYCLPNYAQAIGWLSVNAVIARTGMGVFAIGWLILAWSARDVDRV; via the coding sequence ATGATCGATCCGATCGGCGCGCTTCGACGGCCTCTTGCTGCTTATTCCTCGGGATATTCTGTTTGGCGGCGGGCGGTTTGGATGAGGTTGGGCGCGCTCAACGGGCTTTTCGCGCTGGCTGTGCTCCTGTCGTCTGCCGGTCCATTATTCCAGCCCGCGCAGGAAGCCCTGGTTCGAGCAACGGCGCAGATCCAGTTCATGCACGGAATGGCCACGTTGGCTTGCGCCACATTCATGAACATAGGCGCCAAATCCGCGAGGCTAGCTCCCGCCTTCTTCTTGGGAGGCATCGCCCTCTATTGCCTGCCAAACTACGCGCAGGCGATCGGATGGCTTTCCGTCAATGCCGTGATCGCAAGGACGGGGATGGGGGTGTTCGCCATCGGCTGGTTGATCCTGGCATGGTCGGCACGCGACGTGGACAGGGTTTGA
- a CDS encoding glutathione S-transferase family protein, with protein sequence MDPADQADRDSEDRQGRSEQARTRMMGMIVYEHAESVCCHKVRIVLAEKAIPHQVRNIALEAGEQLTPAFLAVNPKGVVPVIVDEGRTITESSIITEYLDDAYPQPPLMPKDAYWRSRRRNWARWIDDEMHIPHIATISFIIAFNQAFRKQLDTKEKLEAYLESIPGAAHKDTMRASFESGPDSERMRTSIGAYQKFIAAMDEALSENDWLAGPEYSLADIDVVPYIWRLRNLQLSGMWADRPRIQDWLDRVTSRPAFKTAVIDTALPSWIELMESTGREAWPTIKSLLR encoded by the coding sequence GTGGATCCCGCCGACCAGGCGGATCGAGACAGTGAAGATCGGCAAGGCCGGTCGGAACAGGCAAGGACGAGGATGATGGGAATGATCGTTTACGAGCACGCTGAATCGGTGTGCTGCCACAAGGTAAGGATCGTACTGGCGGAAAAGGCGATCCCTCATCAGGTCCGGAACATAGCCCTCGAGGCCGGCGAACAGCTCACCCCCGCCTTCCTTGCCGTCAATCCGAAGGGCGTTGTTCCGGTCATCGTGGATGAAGGCCGCACGATCACCGAGTCCTCGATCATCACCGAATATCTCGATGATGCCTATCCCCAGCCGCCGTTGATGCCGAAGGATGCCTATTGGCGTTCACGGCGCAGGAACTGGGCTCGCTGGATCGATGACGAAATGCATATCCCGCATATCGCGACGATCAGCTTCATCATCGCTTTCAACCAGGCCTTTCGAAAGCAACTGGACACAAAGGAAAAGCTTGAAGCCTATCTCGAATCCATCCCGGGAGCGGCCCATAAGGATACGATGCGGGCAAGCTTCGAATCCGGACCGGATTCCGAGCGCATGAGGACATCGATCGGCGCCTATCAGAAATTCATCGCGGCCATGGACGAGGCGCTTTCGGAAAATGACTGGCTCGCCGGACCCGAATACTCGCTCGCCGATATCGACGTCGTTCCCTACATCTGGCGCCTGCGTAACCTGCAGCTCTCGGGGATGTGGGCGGATCGCCCGCGTATCCAGGATTGGCTCGATCGCGTGACAAGCCGGCCCGCCTTCAAGACCGCGGTCATCGACACCGCGCTGCCCTCCTGGATCGAGCTCATGGAATCCACCGGGCGCGAGGCGTGGCCCACGATCAAGTCACTGCTCCGCTAG
- a CDS encoding MFS transporter, translating to MADNQPASNELRAVVILSLGFGLVGIDRFLISTMFPAIARDLSLDYGDIGTIAGVLAFAWGVAALVMGNAADRIGRRKVLVGSLIVFSLLIGASGLAAGLLGLIAVRVVMGFADGAFTPASISATIACSAPDRHGRNIGIQQMSLALFGLGLAPLLVAYLIEFINWRWIFLVFTLPGLVVAWATWRWIPDSTADDGSHLHHHVYGHGTFANWRQLLGYRNIKLLMVLMLCWLTCLITTSAFMPSYLIDHLGLSEPQMGGVMSAIGFGSAAGALILSWLSDKVGRKPVMVLCTLGAFAALWNLSLLSAGVTGLFLTLFAVHFFNNAAITLTVGPICAETVPVSLMATASGMVIAVGELLGGGLAPMAAGQFADRFGIAHILWLPLGAIALGFVLSLFLIETHPRKKEMA from the coding sequence GTGGCCGATAATCAGCCCGCTTCGAACGAGCTGCGCGCCGTCGTCATTCTTTCCCTCGGCTTCGGGTTGGTCGGAATCGATCGATTCCTGATCTCGACCATGTTTCCCGCGATCGCCCGCGATCTGAGCCTCGACTATGGCGACATCGGGACGATCGCCGGCGTTCTGGCATTCGCCTGGGGCGTTGCCGCGCTGGTCATGGGCAATGCCGCGGATCGGATCGGACGACGCAAGGTGCTGGTCGGCTCGCTCATCGTCTTCTCGCTGCTGATCGGCGCCAGCGGTCTGGCCGCCGGGTTGCTCGGCCTTATCGCCGTCCGCGTCGTGATGGGATTTGCGGACGGCGCGTTCACGCCGGCCAGCATATCAGCGACAATCGCCTGTTCGGCGCCCGATCGGCACGGCCGCAACATCGGCATCCAGCAGATGAGCCTGGCGCTGTTCGGGCTGGGTCTAGCGCCCCTGCTGGTCGCCTATCTGATCGAGTTCATAAACTGGCGCTGGATTTTCCTGGTTTTCACGCTTCCCGGCCTGGTGGTCGCCTGGGCAACCTGGCGGTGGATCCCGGATTCCACGGCCGATGATGGAAGCCATCTTCATCACCATGTTTATGGTCACGGCACGTTCGCCAATTGGCGTCAGTTGTTGGGCTATCGCAACATCAAATTGCTGATGGTGCTGATGCTATGCTGGCTGACCTGCCTGATCACGACCAGCGCCTTCATGCCGAGCTATCTGATCGACCATCTGGGTCTTTCCGAGCCGCAGATGGGTGGGGTGATGTCCGCGATCGGTTTCGGGTCTGCGGCGGGCGCCCTGATTTTGTCGTGGTTGTCGGACAAGGTCGGCAGAAAGCCCGTCATGGTGCTTTGCACGTTGGGGGCTTTTGCCGCGCTGTGGAACCTGTCCTTGTTGTCCGCCGGCGTGACCGGACTGTTTCTCACCCTCTTCGCGGTCCACTTTTTCAACAATGCGGCGATCACCCTGACCGTCGGACCGATCTGCGCCGAGACGGTGCCGGTTTCGTTAATGGCCACCGCGTCGGGCATGGTCATCGCCGTCGGCGAGCTGCTCGGCGGGGGGCTTGCTCCGATGGCGGCCGGCCAGTTCGCGGATCGCTTCGGCATCGCTCATATCCTGTGGCTGCCGCTGGGCGCCATCGCGCTGGGCTTCGTGCTCTCGCTGTTCCTGATCGAAACCCATCCCCGAAAGAAGGAAATGGCATGA
- a CDS encoding amidohydrolase family protein, whose product MSRWSPEGAVAEMDGAGVRSGMAFAVPVLGADAAVRQTAARRWNDFGADLGARFPGRFGHFASLPLPDTDACLAEIDYAVGSLHADGFGIATNYDDIWLGDERLWPVYQVLDALDAIVFVHPRDAPCCAPDKLSYHRDVMDGSWLEWPMNTARTIFSLLVSGTLRRFPRIRFIFSHAGGVMPLLVSRIEGFSGWPHVGEAGLARLFPNGLRSELGRLHFECAQAYSLTNIAALRSIVPDTQLLFGSDYPIFPLAHAATQFGNLALPVELETRIAHGNAASVLTARHHAR is encoded by the coding sequence ATGTCCCGATGGAGCCCCGAAGGCGCCGTCGCGGAGATGGACGGAGCCGGAGTGCGCTCAGGCATGGCCTTCGCGGTGCCGGTCCTCGGCGCCGATGCCGCCGTCAGACAAACCGCAGCGCGCCGCTGGAATGATTTCGGGGCTGATCTCGGCGCGCGCTTCCCCGGCCGGTTCGGGCATTTCGCCTCGCTCCCCCTTCCCGACACCGATGCTTGCCTCGCAGAGATAGACTATGCGGTCGGCAGCCTTCACGCGGACGGCTTCGGCATCGCCACCAATTACGATGACATATGGCTCGGAGACGAGCGTCTATGGCCTGTCTATCAAGTTCTCGACGCTCTGGATGCCATCGTCTTCGTGCATCCGCGAGACGCACCTTGCTGCGCACCGGACAAATTGAGCTACCACCGTGACGTCATGGACGGGTCCTGGCTGGAATGGCCGATGAACACGGCGCGTACGATTTTCAGCCTCCTCGTGTCGGGCACGCTTCGCCGCTTCCCGCGCATCCGGTTCATCTTCTCCCATGCCGGAGGGGTTATGCCCCTGCTGGTAAGCCGCATCGAAGGATTCAGCGGCTGGCCTCATGTGGGCGAGGCCGGGTTGGCCAGGCTGTTTCCCAACGGCCTGCGATCGGAATTGGGCCGCCTTCATTTCGAATGCGCTCAGGCCTATTCCCTCACGAACATCGCAGCGCTTCGATCGATCGTCCCAGATACGCAGCTCCTGTTCGGCAGCGACTATCCGATCTTTCCGCTCGCGCACGCCGCGACGCAATTCGGAAATCTGGCACTGCCCGTGGAGTTGGAGACGCGGATCGCGCACGGCAACGCGGCAAGCGTGCTAACGGCCCGGCATCACGCCCGATAG
- a CDS encoding SDR family NAD(P)-dependent oxidoreductase — MSLPAIDTAGLFDVAGKSAIVVGATGSFGKVVCATLGRAGARLVITAGNKDELAALGAELAEAGVAAVAVNRRPNGEADCDAIVDAAIEAYGGVDILVIASGVNDVGMIGDLTSGRFQKVMQANVEGAWSMARAAGQRMIAQGRGGKVVFTSSARGKLGHPAGYSAYCTSKSAVDGLTKALGCEWGKHGITVNAIAPTVFRSPLTAWMFEDNEHATNVRNGFLARVPVGRLGEPEDLAGPLLFLCSRASDFHTGHIIYADGGYTAG; from the coding sequence ATGAGCCTGCCCGCGATCGACACCGCCGGCCTGTTCGACGTCGCCGGAAAATCTGCGATCGTCGTCGGGGCCACCGGGTCCTTCGGCAAGGTCGTATGCGCGACGCTTGGGAGGGCCGGTGCGCGTCTGGTGATAACGGCGGGCAACAAGGATGAGCTCGCCGCGCTGGGCGCCGAACTGGCTGAAGCGGGCGTGGCGGCGGTTGCGGTCAATCGTCGTCCGAACGGCGAAGCCGATTGCGACGCGATCGTCGATGCCGCCATTGAAGCTTATGGCGGGGTCGACATCCTGGTGATCGCCTCCGGCGTGAACGACGTCGGCATGATCGGCGATCTTACGTCCGGACGATTCCAGAAGGTGATGCAGGCGAATGTCGAGGGCGCCTGGTCGATGGCCCGCGCGGCAGGCCAGCGCATGATCGCGCAGGGACGCGGCGGCAAGGTGGTCTTCACCTCATCGGCGCGTGGCAAGCTCGGCCATCCGGCGGGCTACTCCGCTTATTGCACCTCGAAGTCCGCGGTGGATGGTTTGACCAAGGCTTTGGGCTGCGAATGGGGCAAGCACGGGATCACGGTCAACGCGATCGCGCCAACCGTTTTCCGCTCACCGCTCACCGCCTGGATGTTCGAGGACAACGAGCATGCGACGAATGTGCGTAACGGTTTTCTGGCCCGGGTGCCCGTCGGCCGCCTTGGCGAGCCGGAGGACCTAGCCGGCCCTCTGCTGTTTCTCTGCAGTCGCGCTTCCGACTTCCATACCGGGCATATCATCTATGCCGACGGCGGCTATACGGCGGGCTGA
- a CDS encoding cupin domain-containing protein, translated as MDITRLADAKAYIAPKHYDMRSLRLQGLEASSADFGWTGLSYFLPGGGAEMDAGALGKIYVVIEGEVTIELGSGETHILGKLDSCFIPAGEARAVRNDANSVAAMLVVMPYPEKTA; from the coding sequence ATGGACATTACCCGGCTGGCCGATGCCAAGGCCTATATCGCCCCAAAACATTACGACATGCGGTCGCTGCGCCTGCAGGGACTGGAGGCCAGCAGCGCTGATTTCGGCTGGACCGGGCTGTCTTACTTCCTACCGGGCGGCGGGGCCGAGATGGACGCCGGAGCGCTCGGCAAAATCTATGTCGTGATCGAAGGTGAAGTAACGATCGAGCTGGGTTCGGGCGAAACCCATATTCTCGGCAAGCTCGACAGCTGCTTCATTCCCGCCGGCGAAGCGCGCGCCGTGCGCAACGACGCAAATAGCGTCGCGGCCATGCTTGTCGTGATGCCCTATCCGGAGAAGACGGCATGA
- a CDS encoding cyclase family protein encodes MPGWEEGDWRDDSLSVFKQSNLSNAMGLEFYDLSHPWGLGQPCWPYFEDVKIERLHGMSKSGVLTQRITTVMHSGTHIDAPAHVVEGTPFMDEVPLPYFFGSGVIVSIPKKKWEVITAEDLENARPQIREGDIVIVNTGWHKYYGDNMHYYGYSPGFYKDAGEWFVKRKVKMCGSDTQALDHPLGTAIGPHGPGAPNGLIPHINREYEDLTGRKVIEDFPEWEPCHKAILSAGICGFENVGGDIDKVTGKRVTFAAFPWRWKKGDGCIVRLVAIVDPTGNFRIETGKDND; translated from the coding sequence ATGCCCGGTTGGGAAGAAGGCGATTGGCGCGACGATAGTCTGTCGGTGTTCAAGCAGAGCAATCTGTCGAACGCGATGGGCCTGGAATTCTACGATCTGAGCCATCCATGGGGCCTCGGCCAGCCGTGCTGGCCCTATTTCGAGGATGTGAAGATCGAGCGGCTGCACGGCATGTCCAAGTCGGGCGTCCTGACCCAGCGGATCACCACGGTCATGCATTCGGGCACGCATATCGACGCGCCGGCCCATGTGGTCGAGGGCACGCCGTTCATGGATGAAGTGCCGCTGCCCTATTTCTTCGGATCGGGCGTGATCGTGTCCATTCCTAAGAAGAAGTGGGAGGTAATCACCGCCGAAGATCTGGAAAACGCGCGGCCGCAAATCCGGGAAGGTGACATCGTCATCGTCAACACCGGCTGGCATAAATATTATGGCGATAACATGCATTATTACGGCTATTCGCCCGGCTTCTACAAGGATGCTGGCGAGTGGTTCGTCAAGCGCAAGGTGAAGATGTGCGGGTCCGACACCCAGGCGCTGGACCATCCACTGGGCACCGCGATCGGACCGCACGGCCCGGGCGCGCCCAATGGCCTCATCCCGCACATCAACCGCGAATATGAGGATCTCACCGGCCGCAAGGTGATCGAGGATTTCCCCGAATGGGAGCCCTGTCACAAGGCGATCTTGTCGGCCGGGATCTGCGGCTTCGAGAATGTCGGCGGCGATATCGACAAGGTGACCGGAAAGCGCGTGACCTTTGCGGCGTTCCCGTGGCGCTGGAAAAAAGGCGACGGCTGCATCGTGCGCCTCGTCGCCATCGTAGACCCGACCGGAAACTTCCGGATCGAGACCGGCAAGGACAACGACTGA
- a CDS encoding cytochrome P450, which translates to MAGPDEVVVSSRVTPVSDVDIFSAQNLLNPYPVYEGLREQGGAVWLSQIDMFILTRFTDVQGALADWQAFTSAKGVMMNDRMNDTLQGIVLCSDDPEHAAMRKVLIAPLLPRELKALTDKITNEAESLVDRLVAKGSFNAATEFAQYLPVTLVSELVGLPEEGRERMLDWAAANFDCFGPMNQRTLDAFPTVEEMVKYAFTECVPGKLKPGGWAAKIWEAADRGEIRREQAPVMMNDYMGPSLDTTIFATSAAIMLLATNPDQWDILRENPSIIPNAVNEVVRIESPIQNFSRVATRDVVIDGVTIPAGSRIIMSYGAANRDPRKWDDPNRFDVRRRAMDHLGFGHGVHQCIGNNLARMEITALLTALARRVKRIELHDSERHINNVLRGFRRLDVTVH; encoded by the coding sequence ATGGCTGGGCCGGATGAAGTGGTGGTGAGCAGCCGCGTCACACCCGTCTCGGACGTAGATATTTTCAGCGCGCAGAATCTGCTGAACCCTTATCCCGTCTATGAAGGTCTGCGCGAACAGGGTGGTGCCGTCTGGCTGAGCCAGATCGATATGTTCATATTGACGCGCTTCACCGATGTGCAGGGTGCCTTGGCCGACTGGCAGGCCTTCACGTCCGCCAAAGGCGTGATGATGAACGACCGCATGAACGACACGCTGCAGGGCATCGTGTTGTGCAGCGACGATCCGGAGCACGCCGCGATGCGAAAGGTGCTTATCGCACCTCTGCTGCCCCGTGAACTCAAGGCGCTTACCGACAAGATCACGAACGAGGCGGAGTCGCTGGTCGATCGTCTCGTCGCGAAGGGCAGCTTCAACGCCGCGACGGAGTTCGCCCAATATCTGCCGGTAACGCTGGTGTCCGAGCTCGTCGGGCTCCCCGAGGAAGGTCGCGAGCGGATGCTCGATTGGGCTGCTGCGAATTTCGACTGCTTCGGCCCGATGAACCAGCGGACGCTCGACGCTTTCCCGACCGTGGAAGAGATGGTGAAATATGCCTTCACGGAATGTGTTCCCGGAAAGCTCAAGCCCGGGGGATGGGCCGCCAAGATATGGGAGGCGGCGGATCGCGGCGAGATCAGGCGCGAGCAGGCGCCGGTGATGATGAACGACTATATGGGGCCGAGCCTCGACACGACCATCTTCGCCACCAGCGCGGCGATCATGCTCCTGGCCACGAACCCGGACCAGTGGGACATATTGCGGGAAAATCCCTCGATCATTCCCAATGCGGTGAACGAGGTGGTTCGCATCGAGTCACCCATCCAGAATTTCTCGCGCGTCGCGACCCGCGACGTCGTGATCGACGGAGTCACCATCCCGGCAGGGTCGCGGATCATCATGTCCTATGGGGCGGCGAACCGTGATCCGCGAAAATGGGACGATCCCAACCGCTTCGACGTCCGGCGCCGGGCGATGGACCATCTCGGCTTCGGCCATGGCGTGCACCAGTGCATCGGCAACAATCTTGCCCGGATGGAGATCACGGCTCTTCTTACGGCGCTCGCCCGGAGGGTGAAGCGGATCGAACTGCACGACAGCGAACGACATATCAACAATGTGCTGCGCGGCTTCCGCCGGCTCGACGTCACCGTTCACTGA
- a CDS encoding BKACE family enzyme has product MTRKVIITCAITGGIHTPTLSDALPYKPADLAAQAIEAAEAGAAILHIHARDPETGAPTGSPDVYREFLPIIKQGTDAVINLTTGGSPDMSPQDRLAAALTFSPEMCSLNMGSMNFSFHDMGRKVTQWKFPWEDQYILDSEKFIFRNTFADIRNNYELLADHGTRFEHECYDVGHLYNLAYFVDKGIAKPPFFVQTIFGILGGIGGDLDNVMFMKRTADRLFGNDYIWSVLGAGKFQMPVCTMAAQLGGNVRVGLEDSLFIERGRLAASNAEQVQKVRRILGEMGLEPATPQETRAMLGLKGGDQVQF; this is encoded by the coding sequence ATGACCAGAAAGGTCATCATAACCTGCGCCATAACCGGCGGTATCCATACGCCGACATTGTCGGACGCGCTTCCCTACAAGCCCGCCGATCTGGCCGCTCAGGCGATCGAGGCCGCTGAAGCCGGGGCCGCCATACTCCATATCCACGCCCGGGATCCGGAGACTGGCGCGCCGACGGGAAGCCCCGATGTCTACCGGGAGTTCCTGCCGATCATCAAACAGGGGACCGACGCCGTCATCAATCTCACCACCGGCGGCAGTCCCGATATGTCGCCCCAGGATCGATTGGCCGCGGCTCTGACATTCTCGCCTGAAATGTGCTCGCTGAACATGGGTTCGATGAACTTCTCGTTCCACGATATGGGACGGAAGGTCACGCAGTGGAAATTTCCCTGGGAAGATCAGTATATTCTGGACAGCGAGAAGTTCATCTTCCGGAATACCTTCGCCGATATCCGAAATAATTATGAACTTCTGGCCGATCACGGCACACGCTTCGAGCATGAGTGCTATGACGTCGGTCATCTCTATAATTTGGCCTATTTCGTCGACAAAGGCATCGCCAAGCCGCCGTTCTTCGTCCAGACGATCTTTGGTATCCTTGGCGGAATCGGCGGCGATCTGGACAATGTGATGTTCATGAAGCGGACAGCCGATCGACTGTTCGGAAACGATTATATCTGGTCGGTGCTGGGGGCCGGCAAGTTCCAGATGCCGGTCTGCACGATGGCCGCACAGCTGGGCGGCAATGTCCGCGTCGGGCTGGAGGACAGTCTGTTCATCGAGCGCGGACGCCTGGCTGCATCGAATGCGGAGCAGGTTCAGAAGGTCAGGCGCATTCTCGGTGAAATGGGATTGGAGCCTGCAACGCCCCAGGAAACGCGCGCGATGCTAGGCCTGAAGGGCGGCGATCAGGTCCAATTCTAG
- a CDS encoding amidohydrolase family protein, translating into MRRIAIEEAFVTSEIVAEWKKILKSGKCEPGFRKMGETIFAENPGNSVLHARLLDIGPSRIAHMDSVGIAMQVLSMTSPGVQVFDPALASRLASDANDALAQAICSHPDRFAGLGAVAPQDPAAAAREIERVRSLGLHGLIINSHTFGEYLDLPKYRPIFEAAQAADLPIYLHPREPGPSLVAPFLDYGLYFAGWGFAVETGLHAMRLIMSGTFERFPKLKIILGHMGEGIPFWLQRIDNRYLLQVKIGAVEKLPRLPSEYFLDNFVITTAGVTSMPALRLSLDVLGVDRILFAADYPYEDDAEAVGFLDKADISTEERERIAWRNAAGLFKLDIGPC; encoded by the coding sequence ATGCGACGCATTGCTATCGAAGAAGCCTTCGTGACGTCCGAGATCGTCGCCGAATGGAAGAAAATACTGAAAAGTGGGAAATGCGAACCGGGTTTCCGCAAGATGGGAGAGACCATCTTCGCCGAAAATCCCGGTAACAGCGTACTTCACGCACGCCTGCTCGACATTGGGCCTTCCCGAATAGCGCATATGGATAGTGTCGGCATCGCCATGCAGGTGCTGTCGATGACATCCCCCGGCGTCCAGGTTTTCGACCCCGCCCTTGCCAGCCGGCTGGCTTCCGATGCCAATGATGCACTGGCGCAGGCCATATGCAGCCATCCGGACCGCTTCGCGGGGCTGGGTGCGGTAGCTCCTCAGGATCCTGCCGCCGCAGCTCGTGAGATAGAGCGGGTACGATCGCTGGGGCTCCACGGCCTCATCATAAATTCGCACACATTTGGCGAATATCTCGATCTGCCCAAATATCGGCCCATCTTCGAAGCCGCCCAGGCGGCGGATCTGCCCATCTACCTGCACCCACGTGAGCCGGGACCAAGCCTCGTCGCTCCGTTTCTCGATTATGGCCTCTATTTCGCAGGCTGGGGCTTTGCGGTCGAAACCGGGCTGCATGCGATGCGGCTGATCATGTCGGGAACGTTCGAACGCTTCCCGAAGCTGAAGATCATTCTCGGCCATATGGGGGAAGGCATCCCTTTCTGGCTTCAGCGCATCGACAATCGCTACCTGTTGCAGGTGAAGATCGGCGCCGTCGAAAAGCTGCCCCGGCTTCCCAGCGAATATTTCCTCGATAACTTCGTCATCACCACGGCCGGGGTCACATCGATGCCGGCGTTGAGGCTGAGCCTCGACGTTCTCGGCGTCGACCGGATATTGTTCGCCGCCGACTATCCCTATGAAGACGATGCGGAGGCGGTCGGCTTCCTCGATAAAGCAGACATATCTACCGAGGAGCGGGAACGGATCGCCTGGCGGAACGCCGCCGGGCTGTTCAAGCTCGATATAGGCCCATGCTGA
- a CDS encoding 3-hydroxyacyl-CoA dehydrogenase family protein, which yields MTKARIAIIGGGMMGAGIAQVFAAAGHEVFVHEPFEAVRTTLIERIGAGLAQVGDDPNLATNVVVTSDMAEAVRHAAFVTEAAPEKLLLKRSIFTQLIELAPRDAILASNSSVMPIGSITEGLPTAERMVGTHWWNPATLIPLVEVIQGVETSDATIRATMNLLTSVGKKPAHVKKDIAGFVANRLQHALWREAIAMVAEGVCDAATLDACVKNSFGLRLPVLGPLENADLVGLDLTLDIHRTMMPELDRHAEPHALLKAKVEAGDLGFKSGEGFRPWTDEQKTRLRDDLVAYLVKADKERRAGGGR from the coding sequence ATGACCAAGGCGCGTATCGCGATCATTGGCGGCGGAATGATGGGCGCGGGGATCGCGCAAGTCTTTGCCGCCGCCGGGCATGAGGTGTTCGTTCACGAGCCGTTCGAGGCGGTTCGAACGACCCTGATCGAGCGGATAGGTGCGGGGCTGGCGCAGGTTGGAGACGATCCGAACCTCGCTACCAATGTCGTCGTCACATCCGACATGGCAGAGGCCGTGCGGCATGCCGCTTTCGTGACCGAGGCCGCTCCGGAAAAGCTGCTTCTCAAGCGGTCGATCTTTACCCAGCTCATCGAGCTGGCCCCGCGCGATGCGATTCTTGCCAGCAACAGCTCGGTCATGCCGATCGGGAGCATAACCGAGGGACTGCCGACGGCCGAGCGGATGGTCGGCACGCACTGGTGGAACCCGGCGACGCTAATTCCCCTCGTCGAGGTGATCCAAGGCGTCGAGACATCCGACGCCACGATCAGGGCGACGATGAATCTTCTCACCAGCGTCGGCAAGAAGCCCGCGCATGTGAAAAAAGACATCGCCGGGTTCGTCGCCAATCGCCTCCAGCATGCGCTATGGCGCGAGGCGATCGCCATGGTGGCGGAGGGCGTGTGCGACGCCGCCACGCTCGACGCGTGCGTGAAGAACAGCTTCGGCCTGCGTCTTCCGGTGCTCGGCCCCCTGGAGAATGCGGATCTCGTTGGTCTCGATCTGACGCTCGACATCCACCGCACGATGATGCCGGAACTGGACCGGCATGCCGAACCCCACGCCCTTCTGAAGGCGAAGGTCGAGGCCGGCGATCTGGGCTTCAAATCGGGCGAAGGATTTCGTCCGTGGACCGACGAGCAGAAGACGCGTCTCCGCGACGATCTCGTCGCGTATCTCGTCAAGGCGGACAAGGAGAGGAGGGCAGGGGGTGGCCGATAA
- a CDS encoding glutathione S-transferase family protein, whose translation MRQGPFQPIRGARPARAGCWKNAPCLMDANMSRKESEMVKLLDREILTREVTEWKGLHLFHAHFSSCSQKVRLVLAEKGIAWQSHPIDLGANENISERYLGINPRGLVPALVDDGDVHIESNDIIFHLEDKFPQPVLIPAANRGEAEAILRAEDDLHLDIRNVTFHFLFETPAPPKSAKDLENYRRFGASTVAGEPDAQKEKEIRYWRTYGEQRVSQADARKSVAALGRAFAGVEARLADSDYLFGAELTIIDIAWFIYAHRMVLAGYPLAAQHPAMGAWYKRLSNRPGWATEITMPPPLAAVIERHQQRLTKEGHSITQVCGMTAAG comes from the coding sequence GTGCGGCAAGGCCCCTTTCAACCCATTCGCGGCGCAAGGCCAGCCAGGGCCGGGTGCTGGAAAAATGCGCCATGCCTGATGGATGCGAATATGTCGCGAAAGGAGAGTGAAATGGTCAAGTTGCTGGATAGGGAAATCCTCACCCGCGAAGTCACGGAGTGGAAGGGCCTGCACCTCTTCCATGCGCATTTTTCATCCTGTTCCCAGAAGGTCAGGCTGGTTCTTGCCGAGAAGGGGATCGCATGGCAGTCGCATCCGATCGATCTAGGGGCCAACGAAAATATTTCGGAACGTTATCTCGGCATCAATCCGCGCGGTCTGGTTCCCGCGCTGGTGGATGACGGCGACGTGCATATCGAGAGCAACGACATCATCTTCCATCTGGAAGACAAATTCCCCCAGCCGGTGCTCATCCCGGCAGCCAATCGCGGCGAGGCGGAAGCGATATTGCGCGCGGAGGACGACCTCCATCTCGATATTCGCAACGTCACCTTCCACTTCTTGTTCGAGACACCCGCGCCGCCGAAATCGGCAAAGGACCTTGAGAATTATCGCCGCTTCGGCGCTTCTACCGTGGCCGGCGAGCCGGATGCGCAGAAGGAGAAGGAAATCCGCTATTGGCGGACCTATGGTGAACAGCGGGTATCGCAAGCCGATGCGCGCAAGTCCGTTGCGGCGCTGGGCCGCGCATTTGCCGGCGTAGAGGCGCGGCTCGCGGATTCGGACTATCTCTTCGGTGCTGAACTCACGATCATCGACATTGCGTGGTTCATCTATGCCCACCGGATGGTGCTCGCTGGCTATCCATTGGCGGCGCAGCACCCGGCCATGGGCGCCTGGTACAAGCGGCTCAGCAACCGCCCCGGCTGGGCGACGGAGATCACGATGCCCCCGCCGCTCGCGGCGGTAATCGAGCGTCATCAGCAACGCCTGACCAAGGAAGGCCACAGCATTACCCAGGTCTGCGGAATGACGGCGGCGGGATGA